One genomic segment of Blastopirellula marina includes these proteins:
- a CDS encoding PDZ domain-containing protein yields the protein MKVRHWFMAAILATGVVAVPMMQVATADDAAPAEEKVEAKQAEPAAKKYWIGVQLAPTPEILKKHVERLKDGGAMVAGIAPESPAEKAGLKAGDHILKINETTITSPEQMVEIVRDNDGAVLAVRVLRGLEIETYNVQPEEAPVDMISVMPQWQAIPGLPFEEAQPGAHFRFFGPAQMVPPQVRLQGLAEDMPLNMTIRVEKKGEGPTTLHIERDGQKWSVTEDQIDQLPADLQPVAKKYLTFGNAGNIIIGGENVPFVELQEMMKDMGPDGLPGNADFQKRMQEEMKQMHEMIRKMHERMERIQVAPPADQQPVKDEV from the coding sequence ATGAAGGTCAGACATTGGTTCATGGCCGCGATCTTGGCGACCGGCGTTGTCGCCGTGCCGATGATGCAGGTCGCTACCGCCGACGATGCGGCCCCCGCGGAAGAAAAGGTCGAAGCCAAGCAAGCAGAGCCAGCCGCCAAAAAATATTGGATTGGCGTGCAACTGGCACCGACCCCCGAAATTTTGAAGAAGCATGTCGAACGCCTGAAAGATGGGGGCGCGATGGTTGCCGGTATCGCTCCGGAAAGCCCTGCTGAAAAGGCCGGACTGAAAGCAGGCGACCACATTTTGAAGATCAACGAAACGACGATCACTTCGCCGGAACAGATGGTGGAGATCGTACGCGATAACGATGGAGCGGTCCTCGCCGTGCGTGTTCTGCGTGGCTTGGAAATCGAAACGTACAACGTTCAGCCCGAAGAAGCTCCGGTAGACATGATATCGGTGATGCCTCAGTGGCAGGCTATTCCAGGCCTCCCCTTTGAAGAGGCTCAGCCTGGTGCCCATTTTCGTTTCTTTGGCCCAGCTCAAATGGTTCCGCCTCAAGTGCGATTGCAAGGCCTCGCGGAAGACATGCCGCTGAATATGACCATCCGCGTGGAAAAGAAGGGGGAAGGCCCCACCACGCTGCACATCGAACGTGACGGTCAGAAGTGGAGCGTGACCGAAGACCAAATCGATCAGCTTCCCGCCGACCTCCAACCGGTTGCCAAGAAGTACCTGACCTTCGGCAATGCCGGCAACATTATCATCGGTGGCGAAAATGTTCCTTTCGTCGAACTGCAGGAAATGATGAAGGATATGGGGCCAGACGGTCTGCCTGGCAACGCTGATTTCCAAAAGCGGATGCAAGAAGAAATGAAGCAAATGCACGAGATGATCCGCAAGATGCACGAGCGAATGGAACGCATTCAGGTTGCCCCGCCTGCCGACCAGCAGCCTGTTAAGGACGAAGTTTAA
- a CDS encoding sigma-54-dependent Fis family transcriptional regulator has protein sequence MNSSDHDPFQLLGEAIQENPRLATMLTQLWRQLGTAQDLSQLFDGICQALAKSFPGAAAQLLCQQSTGDWKRMASAGKTSAISSSQSQQWMQADITSGDPAAFSLPLENEPHRLLVLEGVPGLPARSLQAIAQVTRFAVKRFIENQNKSDRSQRLKAMLTMVQRWHQTDDLISLLNEMAESSTEFFGAERASIFLWDKPKHQLIGRPALGVEDGKLVVPDDKGVVGAVVQTGEPRRVDDMLGHEVNRDIDKQLEFHTRSLLAVPLLDRKGKVFGAFELINKLDGNFTTKDEQGLMEVAVHAAAVLESSQQIAGLMECRDRIAQAQASEIQLIGESPAMIELRKNIDRIAATKLPVLVLGENGSGKEVVSRLIHYQSDRRSQPLVAVNCAALPDTLLESELFGHEKGAFTGAHETKAGKFELASGGTLFLDEIGDMSLPGQAKLLRVLENHVVTRLGGQTDIEIDVRVIAATNQDLPKLVKEKKFRQDLFYRLDVVSVNLPPLRDRGNDILILAQQFLEQFSRKAHREIPMLSADAKDCLLAHPWPGNIRELRNTMERIAFLCDREVITSEVLPLETSTGPQVHQVSAQLDLAAATDRFQADFISYHLGRTGGNMAQAAKNMGVHRSNLHRKMKQLGLLDEKE, from the coding sequence ATGAACTCCTCTGATCACGATCCCTTTCAACTGCTCGGCGAGGCCATTCAAGAGAATCCGCGGCTGGCCACCATGCTCACGCAGTTGTGGCGACAGTTGGGCACGGCCCAGGATCTTTCGCAACTGTTCGACGGAATTTGCCAGGCCCTGGCCAAGTCGTTTCCCGGAGCGGCCGCGCAGCTTCTGTGTCAGCAATCGACCGGTGATTGGAAGAGGATGGCCTCGGCCGGTAAAACGAGTGCGATCTCTTCCAGCCAGTCGCAGCAGTGGATGCAGGCCGACATCACCTCCGGCGATCCGGCCGCTTTCTCGCTACCGCTCGAGAACGAACCACACCGCCTGCTGGTTCTGGAAGGGGTGCCTGGGTTGCCGGCAAGATCGCTACAAGCAATCGCTCAGGTGACTCGCTTCGCTGTGAAGCGCTTCATCGAAAACCAGAACAAGAGTGATCGTTCGCAGCGGTTAAAGGCCATGCTCACCATGGTGCAGCGCTGGCATCAGACCGACGATCTCATTTCACTACTCAACGAAATGGCCGAGTCGTCGACCGAGTTCTTCGGTGCCGAGCGGGCCAGTATCTTTTTGTGGGATAAGCCCAAGCATCAGCTCATCGGTCGGCCAGCGTTGGGGGTGGAAGATGGCAAGCTGGTCGTGCCGGACGATAAAGGGGTGGTCGGTGCGGTCGTGCAAACAGGCGAGCCTCGCCGCGTCGACGACATGCTAGGGCACGAAGTCAATCGCGATATCGACAAACAACTCGAGTTCCATACGCGCAGCTTGCTGGCCGTGCCGCTGTTGGACCGGAAAGGGAAAGTATTCGGGGCGTTTGAGTTGATCAACAAGCTCGACGGCAATTTCACCACCAAAGACGAACAAGGCCTGATGGAGGTGGCCGTGCATGCGGCCGCCGTGTTGGAAAGCTCGCAGCAGATTGCCGGACTGATGGAATGCCGCGACCGCATCGCCCAGGCCCAGGCCTCCGAGATTCAACTGATCGGCGAGTCGCCAGCGATGATCGAGCTGCGTAAGAACATCGATCGCATCGCCGCCACCAAGTTGCCGGTGCTGGTGCTGGGGGAAAACGGTAGCGGCAAGGAAGTGGTCAGCCGTTTGATCCACTATCAAAGTGACCGCCGCAGCCAACCCCTGGTCGCCGTGAACTGCGCGGCGCTGCCTGACACGCTGCTGGAAAGCGAGCTGTTCGGTCACGAGAAAGGGGCCTTCACTGGCGCGCACGAAACCAAGGCCGGCAAGTTCGAACTGGCTTCTGGCGGAACGCTGTTTCTCGACGAGATCGGCGACATGAGCTTGCCAGGTCAGGCCAAACTGCTGCGCGTACTGGAGAACCACGTCGTTACGCGGCTGGGTGGGCAGACCGATATCGAGATCGATGTCCGCGTGATCGCAGCCACCAACCAGGACCTGCCCAAGCTGGTGAAAGAGAAGAAGTTTCGCCAGGACCTGTTCTACCGATTGGATGTCGTCTCGGTGAATCTGCCGCCGCTGCGCGATCGAGGGAACGATATCTTGATCCTCGCCCAGCAGTTCCTCGAACAGTTTTCTCGCAAGGCCCACCGCGAGATTCCCATGCTGTCGGCTGACGCCAAAGATTGCTTGCTGGCCCACCCATGGCCAGGCAACATCCGCGAGCTGCGCAACACGATGGAGCGGATCGCGTTTCTGTGCGATCGCGAGGTAATCACTTCCGAGGTGCTGCCGCTGGAGACGAGTACTGGCCCGCAGGTACACCAGGTTTCGGCCCAACTGGACCTGGCCGCCGCAACCGACCGCTTTCAAGCGGACTTCATCAGCTATCACCTGGGACGAACCGGCGGCAACATGGCCCAGGCGGCCAAGAATATGGGGGTCCACCGCTCGAACCTGCACCGCAAAATGAAGCAGCTAGGGCTGTTAGACGAAAAAGAATAA
- a CDS encoding DUF1559 domain-containing protein, protein MRYSTGVRAPVARGFTLVELLVVIAIIGILIALLLPAVQQAREAARRSQCKNNLKQVGLALHMYHDTLGSLPPGWIANHPSTNQPYWLGIPGWGWGVRILPFMEQGNIQKNLIDFRLPMLNSFHDEVRTTSIPSFICPSDTGDSTFVLEPGPMPMPNYSASFTDTVVPKSNYIGVFGTVRMVNAGCPTGECIGNGSFVLQKGFRFRDMTDGLSNTFIVGERNSEYSPSTWLGVFAGAAHAPGRIVAVAENPPNSDTSPGFTFSSYHPAGTQFLSGDGSVKLISENINQATYHALCTRAGGEVIGEY, encoded by the coding sequence ATGAGGTACTCAACAGGAGTGCGCGCGCCCGTTGCGCGCGGGTTTACGCTCGTCGAACTACTTGTCGTCATCGCGATTATTGGCATCTTGATCGCTCTGCTGCTTCCAGCCGTACAACAGGCCCGCGAGGCTGCCCGACGATCGCAGTGCAAGAATAACCTCAAGCAGGTAGGGCTAGCTTTGCACATGTACCACGACACGCTCGGATCGCTGCCCCCTGGTTGGATTGCGAATCATCCGAGCACCAACCAACCGTACTGGCTTGGCATCCCTGGCTGGGGTTGGGGAGTTCGCATCCTGCCGTTTATGGAGCAAGGCAATATCCAGAAGAACCTGATCGATTTCCGTCTGCCAATGCTGAACTCGTTTCACGATGAGGTACGCACCACGTCGATCCCTTCGTTCATCTGTCCATCGGATACCGGCGATTCGACCTTCGTTCTGGAACCAGGCCCGATGCCCATGCCCAACTACTCGGCTAGCTTCACGGATACGGTTGTGCCGAAATCGAACTACATCGGCGTGTTTGGCACGGTTCGCATGGTCAATGCAGGCTGCCCGACCGGCGAGTGCATCGGCAATGGCAGCTTTGTGCTCCAGAAGGGTTTTCGCTTCCGTGACATGACCGACGGACTGTCCAACACATTTATCGTCGGCGAGCGAAACTCTGAGTACTCTCCATCCACCTGGCTCGGAGTATTCGCAGGCGCGGCCCATGCACCTGGTCGAATTGTCGCAGTCGCCGAGAACCCACCCAACTCGGACACCTCCCCGGGATTCACCTTCAGCAGCTATCACCCAGCCGGAACCCAGTTTCTCTCTGGCGATGGTTCGGTAAAGCTGATCTCCGAGAATATCAACCAAGCCACCTATCACGCCTTGTGCACACGAGCAGGCGGCGAAGTGATCGGGGAATACTAA
- a CDS encoding VCBS domain-containing protein, translated as MFQRSRVKKSNSRKAQANRLKSEMLESRRLLAGLEVVAIPFIQGQPDVPHPVHEQGNITLKAIARGADSGGDYEIWWDTDFDGNFDNNPSRIVNATNGTDTIYDIGQTFTVPNVSFDQQLDVQVRIRELDSGEEAFGTFHIYVNDFRPSNDPRNWTAQQLEVIQQMSVQESMWYVHRNLTRSGDLTSGMTAEYAYDNVTPQAIKLFISNTHLPAYAPDSFDSYGQTIPQNFEATNDARWHADPYAESAMRMLNEVVSTALIVAVPSSDEGDQSGFFPNGTPVTANRLPGTTDEFGVYFSGYYFPFDTTSVGSHATALSAVALSLSALGGTPIQVGDTSGYSWEWLTQQGVDWLGFAQTDSGTGRGAWGYQANDTELFGADTLKWAVTAFSDVERVAAPYGVIVDNLHKYRVADALIAHANANGLAEHFIGSQTGDFMHTGTMIQAARWLGIQYFSPSDNQIAFPGISSATRGQLNQSLLTFSSAAASYWNALNKLSYFGFFDSFWRNSDYLQGNTNALYNVTTSGEPLIMLRYADAFREGQQEVTVFANHDWNREFTTFLSRGQERHTSTLDPWQDYDTFGSFVTLSTVTNSYTFNHGAPYWSSVVAGLAMTSATTNPPKYGSITLPTQAYAGQSLEFSLDPAPNFLAIQWDFDASNGLGWDTTGTADATGSTVNYTFSSPGIYTITARGVFADTTSYLYTRTLRVDINTPPVANNDSISTDQDSTVMFDVLVDNGSGADQDTDGNLDASLTTALTSPAKGILTQQADGNFTFDPNGEFDDLPAGQSTTVSFDYQIEDVAGATSTATVAITITGNNDAATIGGTLTGTTDEDTATAITGTATVSDVDTGEDAFTPQASTAGTYGTFTIDASGNWIYTLNPASVQDLPTGSSAQENFNIASFDGTTSQVAITITGNNDAATIGGTLTGTTDEDTATAITGTATVSDVDTGESSFTPQASTAGTYGTFAIDASGNWTYTLNPASVQDLPAGSSAQENFNIASFDGTTSQVAITITGNNDAATIGGTLTGTTDEDTATAITGTATVSDVDTGESSFTPQASTAGTYGTFAIDASGNWSFTLNPASVQDLSIGDHVDESFTVTTIDGTEEMISIRIDGVNDLAIPSIDTVTSFRFVGSEIEVTASATDVDGDDSSIDYQYAVYIDGNPTAAFSGGGVDQTQFAFTPTVAGEYRIELTAIDDDNGESTVDTTITVGTASLVSFQFADDGALPGGVNNNGPGPEALYHEWQDATGQLWITIDADVPNAPFDLTFQLTSTDNWLAEPQLVAHMANSSSWQHQQDANTLTTSGTLHGLDLSEYQAGDRVLLATIVYPDDLTEPAGLLMNKTGEYTTATNDHGVQLVYAQVSPSSQPFAVDQNVSGQFLPVVYDSNDDGKIGIADFAQFISQYSKAPNASNPEAYRFDYNWDGKVGINDFANFISHYGRKKGNPPATIVMPNPTPGQPQQSLVLEGESLASPELSLLAESSYPNGASEFTWLPPVASFDAASGSRRVESQESASDEIALTDDLAEVLPGISDHADFDLKVVDAIYQNDLLPESETLLTEDDDLNIYQLLAE; from the coding sequence ATGTTCCAACGTAGCCGCGTGAAGAAGTCCAATTCCCGAAAAGCGCAAGCCAATCGACTGAAGTCGGAAATGCTCGAATCGCGACGCTTATTAGCAGGCCTGGAAGTTGTTGCGATTCCTTTCATTCAAGGGCAACCCGACGTCCCTCACCCGGTTCACGAGCAAGGCAACATCACCCTCAAAGCAATCGCCCGTGGTGCCGACTCGGGTGGCGATTATGAAATCTGGTGGGACACCGACTTTGACGGCAACTTCGATAACAACCCGAGCCGTATTGTGAACGCAACCAACGGCACCGATACCATCTACGATATCGGTCAGACATTCACGGTCCCCAACGTCAGCTTCGACCAACAACTAGACGTTCAAGTCCGCATCCGTGAACTCGACAGCGGCGAAGAAGCGTTCGGCACGTTTCATATTTACGTGAACGACTTCCGTCCTTCCAATGATCCACGCAACTGGACTGCCCAGCAATTGGAAGTGATCCAACAGATGTCGGTGCAGGAATCGATGTGGTACGTGCATCGGAACTTGACCCGTTCAGGCGATCTCACGTCAGGCATGACGGCCGAGTACGCTTACGATAACGTGACACCGCAAGCAATAAAACTCTTCATCTCGAACACCCACCTGCCTGCCTATGCACCTGACTCGTTCGATTCGTATGGTCAAACGATTCCACAGAACTTTGAAGCCACCAACGATGCACGCTGGCATGCCGATCCGTATGCCGAATCGGCAATGCGGATGCTCAACGAGGTGGTTTCCACGGCGTTGATTGTTGCCGTTCCATCGTCCGATGAAGGAGATCAATCAGGCTTTTTCCCAAATGGAACTCCCGTTACGGCCAATCGTTTACCAGGTACCACAGACGAATTTGGCGTCTACTTCTCTGGCTACTACTTTCCTTTTGATACAACTTCCGTAGGCAGTCACGCTACCGCCTTATCAGCTGTCGCACTCTCGCTCAGTGCGTTAGGAGGCACACCGATACAGGTAGGTGATACATCTGGATACAGTTGGGAATGGCTTACCCAACAAGGTGTCGACTGGCTTGGTTTTGCTCAAACCGATAGCGGCACCGGAAGAGGTGCCTGGGGTTACCAAGCGAACGATACAGAATTATTTGGTGCCGACACGCTGAAGTGGGCTGTCACCGCGTTTTCCGATGTCGAGCGTGTGGCGGCACCATATGGCGTGATTGTTGATAACCTGCACAAATACCGCGTTGCTGATGCCCTGATCGCTCACGCAAATGCCAACGGGCTTGCCGAACACTTTATTGGAAGTCAGACCGGTGACTTCATGCATACTGGGACCATGATTCAAGCCGCCCGATGGCTAGGCATTCAGTATTTCTCACCGAGCGATAATCAAATCGCATTTCCAGGAATTTCTTCCGCAACTCGCGGACAACTCAACCAAAGCTTGCTCACTTTCTCGTCCGCAGCCGCATCGTATTGGAATGCCCTTAACAAGTTATCCTATTTCGGGTTCTTCGATTCTTTCTGGCGAAATAGTGATTATCTGCAAGGAAATACCAACGCCCTATACAACGTTACCACGAGCGGCGAACCTCTGATCATGCTGCGTTATGCCGATGCGTTCCGTGAAGGACAACAGGAAGTAACGGTTTTCGCCAATCACGACTGGAACAGGGAGTTCACGACATTCCTATCGCGAGGTCAAGAGCGGCATACGAGCACTTTGGATCCCTGGCAAGACTATGACACTTTCGGAAGTTTTGTCACTCTATCAACCGTCACCAATAGCTACACCTTCAATCACGGTGCGCCTTACTGGAGCAGTGTCGTTGCTGGCCTGGCCATGACCTCAGCCACCACCAATCCTCCCAAGTACGGCAGCATTACTCTGCCGACCCAGGCCTACGCAGGCCAATCGCTCGAATTCTCTCTCGACCCTGCTCCAAACTTCCTTGCTATCCAGTGGGACTTCGACGCCAGCAATGGCCTGGGCTGGGACACCACCGGAACCGCGGATGCCACAGGATCGACGGTGAACTATACTTTCAGCAGTCCTGGCATCTATACCATTACCGCCAGAGGTGTCTTTGCAGATACTACTTCCTATCTCTACACACGTACCCTGCGTGTTGATATCAACACGCCCCCTGTCGCCAACAACGATTCCATCAGCACCGACCAGGACAGCACCGTCATGTTCGATGTCCTGGTCGACAACGGTTCGGGAGCCGATCAAGATACCGATGGCAACCTCGATGCATCGCTGACCACGGCCCTGACCAGCCCCGCCAAGGGGATCCTTACGCAACAAGCTGATGGCAATTTCACCTTCGACCCCAATGGTGAGTTTGACGATCTGCCTGCTGGCCAATCGACGACGGTCTCGTTCGACTATCAGATCGAAGACGTCGCCGGAGCGACATCCACCGCCACCGTCGCCATCACCATCACCGGCAACAACGATGCCGCCACCATCGGCGGAACGCTGACCGGTACTACCGACGAAGACACGGCCACCGCCATCACCGGTACGGCCACGGTCAGCGATGTCGACACGGGCGAAGACGCATTCACGCCTCAGGCTTCCACCGCCGGTACCTACGGTACGTTCACCATCGACGCCAGCGGCAACTGGATTTACACACTTAATCCAGCATCCGTGCAAGACTTGCCGACAGGTAGCTCCGCCCAGGAGAACTTCAACATCGCATCGTTCGATGGCACTACCAGCCAGGTCGCCATCACCATCACCGGCAACAACGATGCCGCCACCATCGGCGGAACGCTGACCGGTACCACCGACGAAGACACCGCCACCGCCATCACCGGTACGGCCACGGTCAGCGATGTCGATACCGGCGAAAGCTCCTTCACGCCTCAGGCTTCCACCGCAGGTACCTACGGAACGTTCGCCATCGACGCCAGCGGTAACTGGACCTACACCCTCAATCCGGCATCCGTGCAAGACTTGCCAGCGGGAAGTTCCGCCCAGGAGAACTTCAACATCGCATCGTTCGATGGCACTACCAGCCAGGTCGCCATCACCATCACCGGCAACAACGATGCCGCCACCATCGGCGGAACGCTGACCGGTACCACCGACGAAGACACCGCTACCGCCATCACCGGTACGGCAACCGTCAGCGATGTCGACACCGGCGAAAGCTCCTTCACGCCACAGGCTTCCACCGCAGGTACCTACGGAACGTTCGCCATTGATGCCAGCGGTAACTGGTCGTTTACCCTTAATCCGGCATCCGTGCAGGATCTCTCGATTGGCGATCACGTTGACGAGTCGTTCACCGTTACGACAATCGACGGAACGGAGGAGATGATCTCGATTCGCATCGATGGGGTGAATGATCTGGCGATTCCCAGTATCGATACGGTCACCTCGTTCCGCTTTGTCGGATCGGAAATCGAAGTCACCGCTTCGGCCACCGATGTCGATGGCGACGACAGCAGCATTGACTACCAGTACGCCGTCTACATCGACGGCAACCCGACCGCCGCGTTTAGTGGGGGCGGTGTGGATCAAACACAGTTCGCTTTCACGCCCACCGTGGCAGGCGAGTATCGGATTGAGTTGACCGCAATCGATGACGACAACGGCGAAAGCACGGTCGACACGACGATCACCGTCGGCACAGCTTCGCTGGTTTCGTTCCAGTTTGCCGACGATGGTGCCCTGCCTGGGGGCGTGAACAACAATGGACCAGGCCCCGAAGCGTTGTACCACGAATGGCAAGACGCGACTGGCCAGTTGTGGATCACTATCGATGCCGACGTGCCGAACGCTCCGTTCGATCTGACCTTCCAGTTGACCTCAACCGACAACTGGCTGGCCGAACCGCAGTTAGTAGCCCACATGGCCAACAGCAGCAGTTGGCAGCATCAGCAAGATGCCAATACCCTCACCACCTCTGGCACGCTGCACGGCTTGGACTTGTCTGAATACCAGGCAGGTGATCGCGTTTTGCTGGCGACGATCGTCTACCCGGACGATCTCACCGAACCTGCCGGCCTCCTCATGAACAAGACAGGCGAGTACACCACGGCGACCAACGACCATGGCGTACAGCTTGTCTATGCCCAGGTATCCCCCAGCAGCCAACCGTTTGCTGTAGATCAAAACGTATCTGGCCAGTTCTTGCCGGTAGTCTACGACTCCAACGACGACGGCAAGATCGGCATCGCGGACTTCGCTCAATTCATTTCGCAGTACAGCAAAGCACCTAACGCCAGTAACCCCGAGGCCTACCGATTCGACTACAACTGGGACGGCAAGGTCGGCATTAACGACTTCGCCAACTTCATCAGTCACTACGGGCGAAAGAAAGGGAACCCACCTGCGACGATTGTCATGCCCAATCCGACGCCTGGCCAGCCACAACAATCGCTCGTCCTGGAAGGTGAGTCCCTTGCTTCGCCCGAGCTGAGCCTGCTCGCGGAATCGTCCTATCCAAACGGGGCTAGTGAATTCACATGGCTGCCGCCGGTTGCATCCTTTGACGCCGCCTCTGGATCGCGCCGTGTCGAATCGCAAGAGTCCGCCTCCGACGAAATCGCTCTAACGGACGATCTCGCAGAAGTGCTTCCTGGCATCTCAGATCACGCGGACTTCGATCTGAAAGTAGTAGATGCGATCTACCAGAACGATCTGTTGCCAGAATCCGAAACGCTGCTGACCGAGGACGACGATCTCAACATCTATCAACTGCTTGCCGAGTAA
- a CDS encoding sulfatase, with protein sequence MPVVRLVLTSCCVLVLLAWLGRDCRAEKPNVLFIISDDLGSQSLGCYGNQQCHSPNIDALASQGMRFQRTFTQYPVCGPSRASLMSGMYAQAIGVTSNGASDNFTKNLGERPTLAQHFKDNGYYTARVSKIYHMRVPGDITAGVDGPDHAASWTERFNCKAPEQWSEGEHENLDKVRLKPDPNRDIHYQLGYGGAFYVVKTPGDGAEQADMKASAKAIEILEARAKDKQPFFLAVGLVRPHVPLVAPASFFEDYPAEKMILPEQVDGDWDDIPKAGIVKNSRGSGLDTQLKKQKVLEAYYAAVTFMDAQVGKMVGTLDRLGLEKNTIVVFTADHGYHLGEHEFWQKMSLHEESTRIPLIVRVPGKDAATTAALSQQIDIYPTLAELCGLSIPAHVQGKSLAAVWNDPTSTIHEEVYTLRNRNDHLLRTSRWALIRYGDDSIELYDMKNDSQQFYNLAEDPRHATLRKQLQARLDWKLESIQ encoded by the coding sequence ATGCCTGTCGTGCGTCTTGTTTTGACCTCTTGCTGCGTGCTCGTGTTGCTGGCTTGGCTGGGGCGCGATTGTCGTGCTGAGAAGCCTAATGTGTTGTTCATCATTTCCGACGACCTGGGGAGCCAGTCGCTGGGGTGTTATGGAAACCAGCAGTGTCATTCGCCGAATATCGATGCGCTCGCATCGCAGGGAATGAGGTTTCAGCGGACCTTTACGCAGTACCCGGTGTGTGGGCCTTCGCGGGCCTCGCTGATGTCGGGCATGTATGCCCAGGCGATTGGGGTGACCTCGAATGGAGCTTCCGACAATTTCACGAAGAACCTGGGGGAGCGGCCGACGCTTGCCCAGCACTTTAAAGACAACGGCTACTACACGGCTCGCGTGAGCAAGATCTATCACATGCGGGTACCTGGCGATATCACCGCCGGGGTCGATGGGCCGGATCATGCGGCATCGTGGACCGAGCGGTTCAACTGCAAAGCACCTGAGCAGTGGAGCGAAGGAGAGCACGAGAACCTGGACAAAGTGCGTTTGAAGCCAGACCCCAACCGAGACATTCATTACCAACTTGGCTATGGCGGTGCGTTTTACGTGGTGAAGACCCCCGGCGATGGTGCCGAACAGGCCGACATGAAGGCCTCGGCCAAGGCGATCGAGATTCTCGAAGCTCGGGCCAAAGACAAGCAGCCATTCTTCCTGGCGGTAGGACTGGTGCGTCCGCATGTTCCGCTGGTGGCACCGGCATCCTTCTTTGAAGACTATCCGGCCGAGAAGATGATCTTGCCCGAGCAGGTCGATGGGGACTGGGACGATATTCCCAAGGCCGGCATCGTGAAGAACAGCCGCGGCAGTGGGCTCGACACGCAGCTGAAGAAACAGAAGGTGTTGGAAGCGTACTACGCAGCGGTCACGTTCATGGATGCCCAGGTTGGCAAGATGGTCGGGACGCTCGACCGGTTGGGCTTGGAGAAGAACACGATCGTCGTTTTCACCGCCGACCATGGGTATCATCTGGGCGAACATGAGTTCTGGCAGAAGATGAGTCTGCACGAAGAGTCGACACGCATTCCGCTGATCGTGCGCGTGCCGGGTAAGGATGCCGCGACCACGGCTGCGTTGAGCCAGCAGATCGATATCTACCCGACGTTGGCCGAGCTATGCGGCTTGAGCATTCCTGCCCACGTGCAAGGGAAGAGTTTGGCTGCCGTTTGGAACGACCCCACGTCGACGATTCACGAAGAGGTTTACACGCTACGAAATCGCAACGATCATCTGCTGCGAACCAGTCGCTGGGCACTCATTCGCTACGGTGACGACAGCATCGAACTGTACGACATGAAGAACGATTCGCAGCAGTTTTATAACCTGGCAGAAGATCCTCGGCACGCTACTTTGCGGAAGCAGTTGCAGGCCCGTTTGGATTGGAAGCTGGAATCAATCCAGTAA
- a CDS encoding sugar phosphate isomerase/epimerase family protein: MVLSRRQFLAAASAAVAATAIPGRSVWAKYDPDRFPGFKVGLQSYSLRGFDVDKAINTAGELGCAHLEFFGGHFSPTSSPEEIAAMKQKMAEHGMAMYGHGVHGFSKDHAKNEALFKFAKAAGIKNLSADPTPDAFESLDKLVDQYDIRIAIHNHGPSHRYNTALDVLNAVKDHDPRIGACADLGHYIRSGEDPVEVIRLLKGRLYGIHLKDFAEQKERTKGVILGKGHLDVVGVFRALKQVDFPADGCLSLEYEENPSDPTADIRECLAIASEACKTAAS, translated from the coding sequence ATGGTGCTCTCTCGTCGTCAGTTCCTGGCCGCCGCCTCGGCAGCCGTCGCCGCAACTGCCATCCCTGGCCGTAGCGTGTGGGCGAAGTACGATCCCGATCGCTTCCCTGGATTCAAGGTCGGGCTGCAAAGCTACTCGCTGCGTGGATTCGACGTCGACAAAGCCATCAACACGGCCGGCGAACTCGGTTGTGCTCATCTCGAGTTCTTCGGTGGTCACTTCTCGCCAACCTCTTCCCCTGAAGAAATCGCCGCGATGAAGCAGAAGATGGCCGAGCACGGCATGGCCATGTATGGTCACGGCGTTCACGGCTTCAGCAAGGACCACGCCAAGAACGAAGCCCTCTTCAAGTTTGCCAAAGCCGCCGGTATCAAGAACCTTTCGGCCGATCCAACGCCTGACGCATTCGAGAGCCTCGACAAGCTGGTCGATCAGTACGACATTCGCATCGCCATTCACAACCACGGCCCGTCGCATCGTTACAACACGGCCCTCGACGTGCTGAACGCCGTCAAAGATCACGATCCCCGCATCGGTGCATGTGCCGATCTGGGTCACTACATTCGCAGTGGTGAAGATCCAGTCGAAGTGATTCGCCTGCTCAAAGGTCGCCTGTACGGTATCCACCTGAAAGATTTCGCCGAACAAAAGGAACGCACCAAGGGTGTTATCCTCGGCAAGGGGCACCTCGACGTTGTGGGTGTCTTCCGCGCTCTGAAGCAGGTCGACTTCCCAGCCGACGGCTGCCTGTCGCTGGAATACGAAGAGAACCCCAGCGATCCAACCGCCGACATTCGCGAGTGCCTGGCGATCGCCTCCGAAGCGTGCAAGACCGCTGCGTCGTAA